A DNA window from Lagenorhynchus albirostris chromosome 5, mLagAlb1.1, whole genome shotgun sequence contains the following coding sequences:
- the LOC132520676 gene encoding short transmembrane mitochondrial protein 1-like, whose protein sequence is MLQLLLGFTLGNVVGMYLAQNYDIPNLAKKLEEIKKDVDAKKKPPSS, encoded by the coding sequence ATGCTCCAGCTCCTGCTTGGATTTACTCTTGGCAATGTGGTGGGAATGTATCTGGCTCAGAACTATGACATACCAAACCTGGCTAAAAAacttgaagaaattaaaaaggacgTGGATGCCAAGAAGAAACCCCCTAGTTCATGA